The Watersipora subatra chromosome 1, tzWatSuba1.1, whole genome shotgun sequence genome has a window encoding:
- the LOC137406434 gene encoding zinc finger protein 143-like → MMMETTDQNMHQDTSEHMGPLLMHDPDDEDENRSLASSGHNLLSDVHLPTDSTFITSDVDKGGLEHISPSMSLEKEVHPDLKPEERESEMLPDDGTQLKFADGQPVTLEDGSTAYVLSRYKEGTQPIIFEDGTTMYISHDPPATAFHSPIDASALHILNELGEPEDKRMPSTVIDHSSEQKLFKCENEGCRKVYTTIHHLQYHKRSHLERKPFVCGYTGCDKTFSTSYGLKSHIRVHTGEKPYKCPHVNANCTKAFKTSGDLQKHIRTHTGEKPFRCPFQDCDRSFTTTNIRKVHIRTHTGEKPYSCDECGKRFASATNHRNHMRIHTGEKPYACSHEGCSKRFTEYSSLYKHQVVHSADKPYMCNRCRKLYRQASTLAMHKRTAHGETEVSMAEADMISSQLLALEQGKEGVLSAEVVGMVAPQNKQFSGSRVMVPTQQLLSSPNRKADDQQLHFTHISPENVVIVTDSSCYKVMPNQASTSSDMGGQILYASPLADQARTLDGRNLTSSNSPEMLVSQNIGLTTPDLAPP, encoded by the exons GATGAGAACCGCAGCTTAGCATCATCAGGTCACAATCTGCTTTCAGATGTTCATTTACCAACTGACTCAACTTTCATCACATCGGATGTTGATAAAG GTGGATTAGAGCATATCAGTCCTTCTATGAGCTTAGAAAAAGAAGTACATCCCGATTTGAAGCCTG AAGAAAGGGAAAGTGAAATGCTTCCAGATGATGGTACGCAGCTTAAATTTGCGGATGGCCAGCCAGTAACCTTAGAAGATGGCTCGACCGCCTATGTGCTCAGTAGATACAAAG AGGGGACACAACCCATCATTTTTGAAGATGGGACGACAATGTACATCAGTCATGACCCTCCAGCAACTGCTTTTCATTCACCGATTGATGCATCTGCTCTGCACATTCTGAATGAATTGGGTGAGCCAGAG GACAAGCGGATGCCTTCTACAGTTATCGACCATTCTAGCGAACAAAAGTTATTCAAGTGTGAAAATGAAGGATGCAGGAAGGTCTATACCACAATTCACCATCTGCAG TACCATAAGCGCAGTCATCTTGAGAGAAAGCCATTTGTGTGTGGCTATACAGGCTGTGACAAGACCTTCTCTACAAGCTATGGCCTTAAGAGCCACATCAGAGTTCACACAGGAGAAAAACCGTACAAATGTCCTCATGTCAATGCAAACTGTACAAAGGCATTCAAGACATCAGGGGATCTACAGAAGCACATTAGGACACATACCG GAGAAAAGCCTTTTAGATGTCCCTTTCAGGACTGTGATCGCTCCTTCACCACTACAAACATACGCAAGGTGCATATCCGTACACACACGGGAGAGAAGCCTTACTCTTGTGACGAGTGTGGTAAAAGGTTTGCGAGCGCCACCAATCACAGGAACCACATGAGGATCCACACGG GTGAGAAACCATATGCCTGCTCTCACGAGGGCTGCTCTAAAAGGTTCACAGAATATTCTAGTCTCTATAAGCATCAGGTAGTACACAGCGCTGACAAGCCATATATGTGCAACCGCTGCCGTAAACTCTATCGACAGGCCTCTACTCTCGCCATGCATAAGAGAACTGCCCACGGGGAGACAGAGGTTTCCATGGCTGAGGCGGATATGATTTCTAGTCAGCTTCTCGCAT TGGAGCAGGGGAAGGAAGGAGTTCTCTCTGCAGAGGTAGTTGGGATGGTTGCCCCTCAGAATAAGCAG TTCTCTGGCTCAAGGGTCATGGTGCCCACTCAGCAGTTGTTGTCCTCTCCTAATAGAAAGGCGGATGATCAGCAGTTGCATTTCACCCACATCTCTCCAGAGAACGTTGTAATTGTGACTGACTCATCTTGTTACAAAGTAATGCCAAATCAG GCTAGTACAAGTTCCGATATGGGAGGGCAGATCCTCTATGCCTCTCCCCTGGCTGACCAGGCAAGAACTCTTGATGGCCGTAATCTTACTTCCTCAAACAGCCCGGAAATGTTAGTCAGCCAAAACATTGGACTGACTACACCTGATTTAGCACCTCCTTGA
- the LOC137406886 gene encoding protein extra-macrochaetae-like, translated as MKANMDFAGRRGGVDLARLQPESFKIKKISHQENKMQELYFKLKELVPACSDKNQMSKTELLQNVIDYIFDLQDTLELDSDESKPPLTESYQSNKMDLEADCEDELRKV; from the exons ATGAAGGCTAATATGGACTTTGCTGGCAGACGAGGAGGCGTAGACTTGGCGAGGCTGCAACCAGAAAGCTTCAAGATTAAGAAGATTTCTCATCAAGAAAATAAAATGCAGGAACTTTACTTCAAACTGAAAGAGCTTGTACCCGCCTGTTCCGACAAGAACCAAATGAGCAAAACCGAGCTCCTTCAAAATGTGATTGACTACATCTTTGACCTGCAAGACACTCTTGAGCTAGACAGTGATGAAAGCAAGCCTCCACTGACCGAGAGTTACCAGAGCAACAAAATGGACCTTGAG GCAGACTGCGAAGATGAGCTGAGAAAGGTGTGA
- the LOC137393070 gene encoding potassium voltage-gated channel subfamily B member 2-like: MIPKISSDDILQRRNKSGRVMLNVGGQRHEVLWSTLDRIPNTRLGRLHSQTTHDAIMKICDDYDILRNEYFFDRHPTAFATIIDFYRTGKLHLMDDICTMSYGDELEFWGIEEYYLEPCCLNKFNLRKDQVLEEMRKEKEYMNSDALEVFGDNRYNLARKYVWNLLEKPDSSKGAKVVVIISILFIVLSTIGLTLNTLPHLREYNDQTEQYEDNSTLDTVETVCIAWFTLEYLLRLWSSPNKWKFFKGFLNIIDLLAILPYYLSKGLEHSENTKSSIQFTTVRKAVQIFRILRVLRVLKLARHSTGLQSLGYTLQRSYKELGLLMMFLAITVLLFSSLAYFAEKDLEGTKFTSIPDSFWWAVITVTTVGYGDIVPKSPFGQLVGAACCICGVLVIALPIPIIVNNFAEFYKDQVRDEKARKRLEMIKLKKNKLSVSNQTMGDAFTAVTEVVTPALDDDKQAFQTEQIELRVPSQGHVKESKKKLSNEFKYSLVEPSTDDTEATIGLEFVEDGADEDGQMAAVGSKVNSNLLLPQGHH; encoded by the exons ATGATACCGAAAATTTCTTCAGATGATATTCTCCAACGTAGAAATAAGTCTGGAAGAGTAATGTTAAATGTTGGAGGACAAAGACACGAAGTGCTTTGGTCAACTCTCGATCGAATTCCAAACACACGACTTGGTCGACTACATAGCCAAACTACCCATGATGCAATCATGAAAATTTGCGATGACTATGACATTTTACGCAACGAATATTTCTTCGACAGACATCCGACTGCATTTGCGACCATAATAGACTTCTACAGAACAGGAAAGTTGCACCTAATGGATGATATCTGCACCATGTCATACGGAGATGAACTAGAGTTCTGGGGTATTGAGGAATACTATCTTGAGCCGTGCTGCCTTAACAAGTTTAACCTTCGGAAGGATCAAGTGCTAGAGGAGATGCGAAAGGAGAAGGAGTATATGAACTCAGACGCTCTGGAAGTGTTTGGAGACAACCGTTACAATCTTGCAAGAAAATATGTCTGGAATCTTTTAGAAAAACCAGATAGCTCAAAAGGGGCTAAG GTGGTTGTCATCATATCCATACTGTTTATCGTCCTCTCGACCATTGGACTGACGCTCAACACCCTTCCTCACCTGCGAGAATATAATGATCAGACTGAGCAGTACGAAGATAATTCTACACTAGACACAGTTGAAACTGTCTGTATCGCTTGGTTCACTCTCGAATACCTTCTCCGCCTATGGTCCTCACCTAATAAATGGAAATTTTTCAAAGGGTTTTTGAACATCATTGACTTACTCGCTATTCTTCCGTATTACCTCTCTAAAGGCCTTGAGCATTCAGAAAATACAAAAAGCAGCATACAATTTACAACGGTACGAAAAGCTGTGCAAATCTTTCGTATTCTCAGAGTTTTGCGGGTACTCAAACTAGCCCGACACTCTACTGGTCTGCAGTCTCTAGGCTACACATTGCAGAGAAGTTACAAGGAACTAGGGCTACTCATGATGTTTTTAGCAATAACAGTTCTATTGTTCTCTAGTCTCGCATACTTCGCTGAAAAAGATCTAGAGGGCACAAAATTCACGAGCATTCCTGACTCTTTTTGGTGGGCTGTAATCACTGTGACAACGGTCGGCTATGGAGATATTGTACCAAAAAGTCCGTTTGGACAGCTGGTGGGAGCCGCTTGTTGCATATGTGGAGTTCTGGTTATAGCTCTCCCTATTCCAATAATTGTTAACAACTTTGCTGAGTTTTACAAAGACCAAGTGAGAGATGAGAAAGCAAGGAAGCGTCTAGAAATGATAAAACTGAAGAAGAACAAGCTCAGCGTATCAAATCAAACAATGGGCGACGCTTTTACTGCGGTGACAGAGGTAGTAACACCAGCACTTGATGATGACAAGCAGGCATTCCAAACAGAACAAATAGAGTTGCGAGTTCCTTCACAAGGTCATGTGAAG GAGAGTAAAAAGAAGCTATCGAATGAGTTCAAATACAGTTTGGTAGAACCAAGCACTGACGATACTGAAGCAACTATTGGCTTGGAGTTTGTTGAAG ATGGAGCTGACGAAGATGGTCAAATGGCAGCAGTTGGGTCCAAAGTAAACAGCAACTTACTTCTCCCTCAAGGTCATCACTAG